A region of Spodoptera frugiperda isolate SF20-4 chromosome 26, AGI-APGP_CSIRO_Sfru_2.0, whole genome shotgun sequence DNA encodes the following proteins:
- the LOC118264144 gene encoding luc7-like protein 3 isoform X2 gives MAVLAAAQLLDELMGRHRNTNPNEKIKKPNWEDPEYCKYYMVKFCPHDLFVNTRADLGACPKVHDDEVKELFEKAETSYKKAQYVEEFLRFCRHMINDVERKIQKGKQRLELMNSKPDGPPMTQAQTEKNQEQVQLLSEKITSLVQEAEEAGTRGDVEQAQGLMKLCDRLKEEKEQLLKQQENSHWSMTAELAAAQEKQMEVCPVCGAFLIVGDAQQRIDDHLSGKQHVGYFKLRQAYEEMNEAREKEQQEKERKRREEREKERSSRSGGLGSDRRDRERMERDRERDRDRSERGDRGDRGDRGDRGDRPERGERGERVERSERGERGERIERGDRGDRENNDRKERERDPKDRERDREREKERELRERHRSSREKTNRHEDRERERERDREKERERERERKHRKDRRSPHERSRRRSRDRH, from the exons TACTGTAAATATTATATGGTGAAGTTCTGTCCGCATGACTTGTTTGTGAACACTAGAGCTGACTTGGGTGCTTGTCCTAAAGTACATGATGATGAAGTTAAAGAACTGTTTGAAAAGGCTGAGACCTCATATAAGAAAGCACAATATGTGGAAGAGTTTCTACGGTTCTGTCGTCATATGATCAATGATGTTGAGA GAAAAATCCAAAAAGGTAAACAAAGATTGGAGCTCATGAATTCTAAGCCTGATGGACCTCCTATGACCCAAGCCCAGACTGAGAAAAACCAAGAACAG GTGCAATTACTATCAGAAAAAATAACATCATTAGTGCAGGAGGCTGAAGAAGCTGGAACTCGTGGAGATGTGGAGCAGGCACAAGGCCTCATGAAGCTCTGTGATAGACTGAAAGAAGAGAAGGAACAACTGTTGAAACAACAGGAGAATag TCATTGGTCTATGACGGCTGAGTTAGCAGCCGCACAAGAAAAGCAGATGGAAGTTTGTCCGGTGTGTGGTGCGTTCCTCATTGTCGGGGACGCACAACAGCGTATTGACGACCATTTGTCTGGGAAACAACATGTTGG ttattttaaacTGCGGCAAGCCTACGAAGAGATGAACGAAGCGCGGGAAAAGGAACAACAAGAGAAAGAGAGGAAACGACGGGAAGAGAGGGAAAAAGAACGCAGCTCTCGTAGTGGAGGGCTTGGGTCGGATCGACGCGACAGAGAACGAATGGAACGTGACCGAGAACGCGATAGAGATAGGAGTGAAAGAGGGGATCGTGGCGATCGCGGCGACCGTGGTGATCGTGGTGACCGCCCTGAACGAGGTGAACGCGGTGAACGCGTTGAACGTTCTGAACGCGGTGAACGTGGTGAACGCATTGAACGTGGGGATCGTGGTGATAGGGAGAATAATGATAGGAAGGAACGCGAGAGGGACCCAAAGGATAGGGAAAGGGATAGGGAACGTGAGAAAGAAAGAGAACTGCGGGAACGACATAG ATCAAGCCGAGAAAAGACCAACCGTCATGAGGACCGTGAGCGGGAACGAGAGAGGGATCGCGAGAAGGAACGGGAGAGGGAGCGCGAACGCAAGCACCGCAAGGACAGAA GATCCCCTCACGAGCGCTCGCGGCGACGTTCACGCGACCGCCACTAG
- the LOC118264428 gene encoding uncharacterized protein LOC118264428, with amino-acid sequence MIDTTEAGDSKITEEQAAAATLRELFLKAIGELNGKPCSILTYEKTTLNAVFAAWHPDGSEIIVRNLQTPACFTMSTALLRTPDILAIKFDQPVELP; translated from the exons atgaTCGACACTACTGAAGCCGGTGATAGTAAAATAACAGAAGAACAGGCCGCTGCAGCAACACTACGAGAATTATTTCTGAAAGCAATCGGGGAACTTAATG GCAAACCCTGCAGTATACTGACATATGAGAAGACAACACTGAATGCTGTATTTGCTGCGTGGCATCCAGATGGTTCAGAGATCATCGTCCGCAACCTACAGACTCCTGCCTGCTTCACAATGTCCACAGCCCTACTCCGAACTCCAGATATATTAGCTATTAAGTTTGATCAACCTGTTGAATTACCTTAA